A single genomic interval of Chryseobacterium paludis harbors:
- a CDS encoding 2-hydroxyacid dehydrogenase: protein MRILLLDKNHPLITEQLLAKKFVLEEDFTSSYDEVCNKIDQYDGVIIRSRIPLDKNFLEKGKNLKFIARVGAGMENIDIPVAEKLGIQLINSPEGNRDSVAEHVVGMLLILMNRLFIASQEVKNGIWLREENRGDELLGKTVGLIGYGNMGKATAQRLSGFGCKVIFHDILPNLSDEYGTQVSLKELKEQAEVLSLHIPLTDESYYLIDGPFISDMKNDFYFVNTARGKNIETKSLVEALKAGKVKGACLDVLEYEKSSFENLEIGENEDLQYLLHSEKVIVTPHIAGWTHQSKEKLAQVIVDKIIGSF from the coding sequence ATGAGAATCCTCCTTTTAGATAAAAATCACCCCCTTATCACTGAACAGCTTTTAGCGAAAAAATTTGTTTTAGAAGAGGATTTTACTTCTTCCTATGATGAGGTTTGTAATAAGATTGATCAGTACGATGGCGTTATTATAAGGAGTAGAATTCCCTTAGATAAAAACTTTCTTGAAAAAGGAAAAAACCTGAAATTTATTGCCAGAGTAGGGGCTGGAATGGAAAACATCGATATCCCTGTTGCCGAAAAATTAGGAATTCAACTTATCAATTCTCCAGAAGGAAATAGAGATTCCGTGGCAGAACATGTTGTCGGGATGTTATTGATCTTGATGAATAGACTTTTCATTGCTTCTCAGGAAGTGAAGAATGGGATCTGGTTGCGTGAAGAAAACAGAGGAGATGAGTTGTTGGGGAAAACAGTTGGACTTATTGGCTATGGAAATATGGGAAAAGCCACTGCACAAAGACTTTCGGGATTTGGCTGTAAAGTAATTTTCCATGATATTTTACCTAACCTTTCTGATGAATATGGAACACAGGTTTCTTTAAAGGAACTAAAAGAACAGGCTGAGGTTCTAAGTTTACATATTCCATTAACTGATGAATCTTACTATCTGATCGACGGCCCATTTATTTCCGATATGAAAAATGACTTCTATTTCGTAAATACAGCGAGAGGGAAAAACATAGAAACTAAAAGTTTAGTAGAAGCTTTAAAGGCTGGAAAAGTAAAAGGCGCTTGCCTGGATGTTTTGGAATATGAGAAGTCTTCTTTTGAAAATCTAGAAATTGGAGAAAATGAAGATCTACAATATCTTTTACACTCCGAAAAAGTAATTGTAACGCCTCATATCGCAGGTTGGACTCATCAGAGCAAAGAAAAGCTGGCTCAGGTTATTGTTGATAAAATCATAGGTTCTTTTTAG
- a CDS encoding Ig-like domain-containing protein translates to MKRLLLLFIIGFLVQSCARVGSPVGGPKDTLAPKFLSSNIDTTRINVRRDIKELRIDFDEYVTLKDINKNLIISPPIKKIKRILPSNIANKYLLIQWEDTLQANTTYNFNFGNSIVDNNEANVLRYFNFAFSTGDKLDDLYISGDVRDAVSIKKETSSDNKLVVGLYKVQDTMNYKQKPYYITKVDDDGYYELNYLSPGKYKIIAFEDENGNSMYDPGKEKVGFQKEPVEIEKSISGLNLKIYPSKKPLKYGEMKETPGGITMMFEGRPDNVKVLSINEKLQDIKVTHRPKSDTVKIWFDAVKNNIGQTVTENLKFSYDADNKKDTVSVFYKYNAKNAMSLDNNDGSLLPPKTDFKITSNYVIDKINTDKWVLKSDSLTTQNFTAKISETNPYQILIQSDFIEGKKYQLIVPKTTVLSFYDKNPASKRFDFETDKVENYGSLTFKLQNAPTSNYWLQLLDTSEKVVYQKYTKGDQLKFDILKPGEYIVRILVDNNDNKYWDEADFQKDIFAEDSYIFYKVAVVRPLWDSNEDWDLKDTRVLDTKTLNIPKPENNKPPEKKDDRTLKSGNTALQPLR, encoded by the coding sequence ATGAAAAGACTTCTTTTACTATTTATTATCGGTTTTCTTGTGCAATCTTGTGCGAGAGTGGGTTCTCCGGTTGGAGGTCCCAAGGACACATTGGCTCCAAAATTTTTAAGTTCAAATATTGATACCACCAGAATAAATGTGCGAAGAGATATTAAGGAACTGCGTATTGATTTTGATGAATATGTGACTTTAAAGGATATCAATAAGAATTTAATTATTTCTCCGCCGATCAAAAAGATCAAAAGAATTTTACCATCAAATATTGCCAACAAATATCTTTTAATTCAGTGGGAAGATACGTTACAGGCCAATACGACTTATAATTTTAATTTTGGAAATTCGATTGTAGATAATAATGAAGCAAATGTTTTACGATACTTCAATTTTGCATTTTCCACAGGCGATAAGCTTGATGATCTGTATATAAGTGGTGATGTCCGTGACGCAGTATCCATAAAAAAAGAAACGAGCTCAGATAATAAATTAGTTGTGGGGTTGTACAAGGTACAGGACACTATGAATTACAAGCAAAAACCTTACTACATTACAAAGGTTGATGATGATGGATATTATGAGCTTAATTATTTATCGCCTGGGAAATATAAGATCATTGCCTTTGAAGATGAGAATGGTAATTCTATGTATGATCCAGGTAAAGAAAAAGTGGGTTTTCAAAAAGAACCTGTAGAGATTGAAAAGTCCATTTCTGGATTGAATTTAAAGATTTATCCATCTAAAAAGCCATTGAAATATGGGGAAATGAAAGAAACACCGGGAGGAATTACAATGATGTTTGAAGGGCGTCCCGATAATGTGAAAGTTCTTTCCATTAATGAAAAATTACAAGATATAAAAGTAACCCATCGTCCTAAATCAGATACTGTAAAGATCTGGTTTGATGCAGTGAAAAATAATATAGGGCAAACAGTAACTGAGAATTTAAAATTCAGTTATGATGCTGATAATAAAAAGGATACGGTTTCTGTGTTTTATAAGTACAATGCCAAAAATGCAATGAGCCTTGATAATAATGATGGATCGCTTTTACCTCCTAAAACTGATTTTAAAATTACTTCAAATTATGTAATTGATAAGATCAATACTGATAAATGGGTGCTGAAAAGTGATAGTTTAACAACTCAGAATTTTACGGCAAAGATTTCCGAAACCAATCCATATCAGATCTTAATACAATCGGATTTTATTGAAGGCAAGAAATATCAGTTAATAGTTCCTAAAACGACCGTATTGTCTTTCTATGATAAGAATCCTGCATCAAAACGTTTTGATTTTGAAACGGATAAAGTGGAAAACTATGGCAGTCTGACATTTAAACTTCAAAATGCACCAACATCAAATTATTGGCTTCAGCTACTGGATACATCAGAAAAGGTAGTGTATCAGAAATATACGAAAGGAGACCAGCTCAAATTCGATATACTGAAACCTGGCGAGTATATTGTCAGAATATTGGTTGATAATAATGATAATAAATATTGGGATGAAGCCGACTTTCAAAAGGATATTTTTGCTGAAGATTCTTATATTTTCTATAAAGTAGCTGTCGTAAGACCTTTATGGGACAGTAATGAAGACTGGGATCTGAAAGATACAAGGGTATTAGATACTAAAACGCTGAATATTCCTAAACCGGAAAATAATAAACCTCCTGAGAAGAAGGATGATCGTACGCTAAAATCGGGCAATACAGCATTACAGCCTTTGAGATAG
- the xerD gene encoding site-specific tyrosine recombinase XerD codes for MTWDEKIKDFEIFLRFERNFSENTLDAYVRDIKKLKEYAEEDLGNIAPDVIGYDNLQEYIFNLSKQKFSERSQARWISSIKAFFKFLLEDEAREDNPAALLEGPKLGLYLPDTLSLVDINKIIGAIEVSSDLGRRNQCIVEVLYGCGLRVSELIDLKISNINFNENYIKVNGKGNKTRFVPLADYTADLLGNYIKEIRAKNKINKKYEDSLFLNSRGTSMSRVIVFLIIKELTDKAGVSKKISPHTFRHSFATHLLQNGADLRYIQEMLGHSSITTTEIYTHLKTEELRDVILNYHPRNINITQ; via the coding sequence ATGACTTGGGATGAAAAAATTAAGGATTTTGAGATCTTTCTTCGTTTCGAAAGAAATTTTTCAGAAAACACTCTCGACGCTTACGTTAGAGACATTAAAAAACTAAAAGAATACGCAGAAGAAGACCTTGGGAACATTGCACCCGATGTTATCGGATACGACAATCTGCAAGAGTACATCTTTAACCTTTCTAAACAAAAGTTCAGCGAACGATCACAAGCGAGATGGATTTCTTCCATCAAAGCCTTCTTCAAGTTTCTGCTTGAGGATGAAGCCCGTGAAGATAATCCTGCTGCATTGCTTGAAGGCCCCAAATTAGGATTGTATCTCCCTGATACACTAAGCTTGGTAGATATCAATAAGATTATTGGTGCTATTGAAGTTTCATCTGATCTGGGACGAAGAAACCAGTGTATTGTTGAAGTATTGTATGGCTGTGGCCTTCGTGTATCAGAGCTTATAGATCTAAAGATTTCAAATATTAATTTCAATGAAAATTATATTAAGGTAAATGGAAAGGGAAATAAAACCCGTTTCGTTCCTTTAGCTGACTATACAGCAGATTTACTAGGGAATTACATAAAGGAGATTCGTGCTAAAAATAAGATCAATAAAAAGTATGAAGACTCTTTATTTCTTAACAGTAGAGGAACTTCCATGTCCCGGGTTATTGTATTTCTGATCATTAAGGAACTCACTGATAAAGCTGGAGTTAGCAAAAAAATATCTCCACATACCTTTAGACATTCTTTTGCAACTCATTTGTTACAAAACGGGGCTGATCTACGTTATATTCAAGAAATGCTGGGACATTCCAGTATTACAACAACAGAAATATACACTCATTTAAAAACTGAAGAACTACGGGACGTAATTTTAAATTATCATCCGAGAAACATTAATATTACTCAGTAA
- a CDS encoding NUDIX hydrolase encodes MKTLKYCPNCGKESLNWDGEKKWSCNHCDFRLYNNVAGAVAVVIRHGDQIYLTRRNQDPKKGKLDLAGGFVDPRESAEEACKRELFEELQLDIDISSLKYITSLPNIYQYKEIDYNTIDLFYEYRVSEKFEVNLALSEISETQWIPLKNINLDDIAFDSQKIFFEQYLKNL; translated from the coding sequence ATGAAGACATTGAAATATTGCCCAAATTGTGGCAAAGAATCTCTAAACTGGGACGGCGAAAAAAAATGGAGCTGCAATCATTGCGATTTCAGGCTATATAATAATGTTGCCGGTGCGGTAGCTGTCGTTATCAGACATGGAGATCAAATCTATCTGACAAGGAGAAATCAGGATCCTAAAAAAGGAAAATTAGATTTGGCTGGTGGTTTTGTTGATCCTAGAGAAAGTGCTGAAGAAGCTTGCAAAAGAGAGCTTTTTGAAGAACTGCAGTTAGATATTGATATTTCAAGCTTAAAGTATATTACAAGTCTTCCAAACATCTACCAGTATAAAGAAATTGATTATAATACAATCGATTTATTTTATGAGTATCGTGTTTCAGAAAAATTTGAAGTTAATCTTGCATTATCTGAGATATCAGAAACGCAATGGATACCACTGAAAAATATTAATCTTGATGATATCGCTTTCGACTCTCAAAAAATATTTTTTGAGCAGTATCTAAAGAATTTATAG
- a CDS encoding serine hydrolase domain-containing protein produces MKKHNFVLILTVFAFLFSCKNKSESKESVTENTTNLPNYGNVDLNKVFTKADDQLSDKTSLVQYIDQYYKKVWDAGDLSGGILVAKGDDILYENYRGFGREGNQMPIDKNTPLHVASVSKTMTAMAMMKLIEAGKVKLTDHLIQYFPGFPYPNVTIQNLLSQRSGLPKYEYFITKIQPAPAELSKAFITNQDVLNMIIKYKPELARDTDTGFMYCNTNFALLALIIEQVTKTPFPQAMKEMVFSPLKMKNTYIFQEEDIPTAAQSFYYGRNKLYPLDRLDLIYGDKNVYTTPRDLFNFSKAMYSKDFLKPELMQMVFTPYSNEKAGMNNYGLGFRMKIFDNGEKLTYHNGWWHGTNSVFAHLLNSKVTIVAIGNKYSNRVYTALALSGLFEDFPVQKDKLHSVMNDNQDSLKNGHEVFGE; encoded by the coding sequence ATGAAGAAGCATAATTTTGTCCTTATTTTAACTGTTTTTGCATTTCTATTTTCTTGTAAAAATAAATCCGAAAGTAAAGAATCTGTAACTGAAAACACGACTAACCTTCCTAACTATGGGAATGTAGATCTTAATAAAGTTTTTACAAAAGCGGATGATCAACTTTCTGATAAGACCTCTTTAGTTCAATATATTGATCAATATTACAAAAAAGTATGGGATGCAGGTGACTTAAGTGGCGGAATACTGGTTGCAAAAGGAGATGATATCTTATATGAAAATTACAGAGGTTTCGGGAGAGAAGGAAATCAGATGCCTATTGATAAAAATACACCTTTACACGTAGCTTCAGTTTCGAAAACTATGACCGCAATGGCAATGATGAAATTGATTGAAGCGGGGAAGGTAAAACTGACAGATCATCTGATTCAATATTTTCCAGGGTTTCCATATCCTAATGTTACCATTCAAAATTTATTGTCACAGAGAAGCGGTCTTCCGAAGTACGAATATTTTATTACTAAAATTCAACCCGCACCTGCAGAACTTTCAAAAGCATTTATTACCAATCAGGATGTATTAAATATGATTATTAAATATAAACCTGAGTTGGCAAGAGATACCGATACCGGGTTTATGTATTGTAATACCAATTTTGCTTTACTGGCACTAATTATAGAACAGGTTACCAAAACTCCTTTCCCCCAGGCGATGAAAGAAATGGTTTTTTCACCACTAAAAATGAAAAATACATATATTTTTCAGGAGGAGGATATTCCTACTGCCGCACAGTCTTTTTATTACGGACGAAACAAATTGTATCCTCTAGACAGACTTGATCTCATTTATGGAGATAAAAATGTATATACCACACCTAGAGATCTTTTTAATTTTTCGAAAGCGATGTATTCAAAAGACTTTTTAAAACCTGAATTGATGCAGATGGTTTTCACACCTTACAGCAATGAAAAAGCTGGAATGAATAATTATGGCCTAGGTTTCAGAATGAAGATTTTTGATAATGGAGAAAAGCTGACCTACCATAATGGATGGTGGCATGGTACAAATTCTGTTTTTGCTCATTTGCTTAACTCTAAAGTAACGATTGTAGCAATCGGAAACAAATATTCAAACAGAGTATATACTGCACTGGCTTTATCGGGATTATTCGAGGATTTTCCGGTACAGAAAGACAAGCTCCACAGTGTAATGAATGATAATCAGGATTCTTTAAAAAACGGACATGAAGTTTTTGGAGAATAA
- a CDS encoding heme-binding domain-containing protein — protein sequence MVKKIVFWSLVVFALIQFVPIDRANKPIDHKVNFVDAKKTPEKIRTLIKGACYDCHSNETVYPKYSYIAPISWSIKSHVNEGREHLNFSIWQTYNSDLKASMLTGILPTLQAKTMPMPGYIVYHKEANLSDAERKLLTNYFEEMLKSKSY from the coding sequence ATGGTAAAGAAGATCGTATTCTGGAGCTTAGTTGTTTTTGCACTGATCCAGTTTGTTCCTATTGATAGAGCTAACAAACCTATTGATCATAAAGTGAATTTTGTTGATGCAAAGAAAACTCCTGAAAAGATCAGAACTCTGATAAAAGGAGCTTGCTATGACTGTCATTCAAATGAGACAGTATATCCAAAATATTCTTATATAGCACCGATATCATGGTCTATAAAAAGCCATGTCAATGAAGGGCGGGAACATCTTAATTTTTCAATATGGCAGACTTACAACTCGGATCTGAAAGCCAGCATGCTTACCGGTATTCTTCCAACACTTCAAGCTAAGACTATGCCAATGCCAGGATACATTGTTTATCATAAAGAAGCAAATTTATCTGATGCCGAAAGAAAGTTATTGACCAATTACTTTGAGGAAATGTTGAAATCAAAATCTTATTAG
- a CDS encoding acyl-CoA thioesterase, translating into MAKKIKKASDSLTIMTNIVLPNETNSLRNLFGGELLAKMDRCASISAARHCERRVVTASVNHVSFNHPIPEGGIVILESKVSRAFSTSMEVYVDVWLDDPINQKKIHTNEGIYTFVAVDEFNRPIPIPEMMPETEEEKERFAAAFRRKELSLILSGRMKPLESVELKKLFQEPEKGKKDK; encoded by the coding sequence ATGGCAAAAAAAATAAAAAAAGCGTCAGATTCACTGACGATTATGACTAACATTGTTCTTCCCAATGAAACAAATTCCTTAAGAAATCTTTTTGGAGGTGAACTTTTAGCAAAAATGGATCGTTGTGCATCTATTTCTGCAGCAAGACATTGTGAAAGAAGAGTAGTGACAGCTTCTGTAAATCATGTTTCTTTTAATCATCCAATTCCTGAAGGAGGGATTGTGATTTTAGAATCTAAAGTTTCTAGAGCATTTTCTACTTCTATGGAGGTGTATGTTGATGTTTGGTTGGATGATCCTATTAATCAGAAGAAGATTCATACCAATGAAGGAATTTATACTTTCGTTGCTGTAGATGAGTTTAACCGTCCGATCCCGATCCCTGAAATGATGCCTGAAACGGAAGAAGAAAAAGAGAGGTTTGCTGCCGCTTTCCGTAGAAAAGAACTTTCATTGATCCTTTCTGGAAGAATGAAGCCTTTGGAATCTGTAGAGCTGAAGAAATTATTCCAGGAGCCAGAGAAAGGAAAAAAAGATAAATAG